A region from the Bacillota bacterium genome encodes:
- a CDS encoding response regulator transcription factor, with protein MQPLILVVDDDPKITALLRRSLHYAGYRVREAGSGWEALETAAAVKPDLVILDLMLPDLDGLEVCRCLRNEGDVLILLLTARDEVSDRVRGLDSGADDYLVKPFALEELLARVRALLRRRFPEAERVLRFADLSLDPATREVRRGERLLDLTNKEYELLHLFLSNPRRVLTKDEIMERVWGYDYSGESNVLEVYVGYLRNKLESGGEKRLLHTVRGVGYVLKD; from the coding sequence TTGCAGCCCTTGATTCTGGTGGTTGATGACGACCCCAAAATAACCGCGCTCCTGCGGCGCAGTTTGCACTATGCGGGCTACCGGGTGCGGGAGGCGGGCAGCGGCTGGGAGGCGCTGGAGACTGCGGCCGCGGTGAAGCCCGACCTGGTGATCCTCGACCTGATGCTCCCCGATCTCGACGGCCTCGAGGTCTGCCGCTGCCTCCGGAACGAGGGGGATGTCCTGATCCTGCTCCTTACTGCAAGGGATGAGGTATCCGACCGGGTGCGGGGGCTGGACAGCGGGGCGGACGATTATCTCGTCAAGCCCTTTGCGCTGGAGGAGCTGCTCGCCAGGGTGCGGGCGCTTTTGCGGCGCCGTTTTCCCGAAGCGGAAAGGGTTCTGCGCTTTGCCGATCTCAGCCTCGACCCGGCCACGCGGGAGGTGCGGCGGGGGGAAAGGCTGCTGGACCTCACAAACAAGGAGTATGAACTCCTGCATCTTTTTCTTTCAAACCCGCGCCGGGTGCTGACGAAGGACGAAATCATGGAGCGCGTCTGGGGCTACGATTACAGCGGGGAATCCAACGTCCTGGAGGTTTACGTCGGCTACCTCCGGAATAAGCTGGAAAGCGGTGGGGAAAAGCGCCTTCTCCACACGGTGCGCGGGGTCGGCTACGTTCTCAAAGACTGA